In a genomic window of Pedobacter sp. KBS0701:
- a CDS encoding alpha-L-fucosidase, translated as MTFKRILSLLLIVSGTTSVYPAMAQQKSTNKPLPELQQDFVDLGLGMFIHYGMPTFMDQDWSDPDADLSLFQSPKLDADQWAKAAKSANMTYGCLTTKHHSGFPIWDTKTTTYNVMNTPLKRDVVKEYADAFRKNGLKVMLYYSILDTHHGIRPNQITPVNVKMIKDQITELLTNYGEITALIIDGWDAPWSRISYDQVPFEDIYYLIKSLQPNCLVMDLNAAKYPTQALFYTDIKSYEQGAGQFISKENNKLPALACLPLQANWFWKTSFPTTPVKNVPELVNKFIIPYNAAYCNFILNVAPGKNGLIDDNALAALKEMGQIYKKPADLPRIPPYAAPIISSNIAKHVKSNSSWSDDMNIMDFANDDDFGSSWSSNHTVKSPWYELNFEKAVPCNMVVLTAGNNRKATYSLQYYANGKWNALAAKNEGEKKVNIFRFGRIWCEKIKVTITDFESSPAIAELGVFNERK; from the coding sequence CGTTTCGGGAACGACATCTGTTTACCCGGCAATGGCCCAGCAAAAATCAACCAATAAACCCTTACCAGAGCTTCAGCAGGATTTTGTTGATCTGGGTCTGGGTATGTTTATCCATTACGGTATGCCTACTTTTATGGATCAGGACTGGTCTGATCCAGACGCCGATCTTTCTTTGTTTCAATCGCCAAAACTCGACGCTGATCAATGGGCAAAAGCCGCTAAATCTGCTAACATGACCTATGGCTGTCTGACCACCAAACACCATAGTGGGTTCCCGATCTGGGATACTAAAACGACAACATATAATGTAATGAATACGCCGCTAAAACGCGATGTGGTAAAAGAATATGCTGATGCTTTCCGTAAAAACGGATTAAAGGTAATGCTATATTATTCTATATTAGATACCCATCACGGCATCCGCCCGAACCAGATTACACCAGTGAATGTTAAAATGATCAAAGATCAGATTACCGAACTGCTTACGAATTATGGTGAGATTACCGCCCTTATTATTGATGGATGGGATGCGCCATGGTCGAGGATTTCTTATGACCAGGTACCTTTTGAGGATATTTATTACCTGATTAAATCATTACAGCCAAACTGCCTGGTAATGGATTTAAATGCCGCGAAATATCCTACTCAGGCATTATTTTATACCGATATCAAATCTTACGAACAAGGTGCCGGTCAGTTTATTTCTAAAGAAAATAACAAACTTCCGGCGCTTGCCTGTCTTCCGCTTCAGGCCAACTGGTTCTGGAAAACATCATTCCCTACTACTCCTGTAAAAAATGTACCAGAGCTTGTGAATAAATTTATTATTCCATACAACGCTGCATATTGCAATTTTATTCTCAATGTAGCGCCAGGTAAAAACGGTTTAATAGATGATAACGCCCTCGCTGCACTTAAAGAAATGGGCCAGATTTATAAAAAACCTGCAGATCTTCCACGTATTCCGCCCTACGCTGCACCGATCATTTCGAGTAACATTGCCAAGCATGTAAAAAGTAACAGCAGCTGGAGTGATGATATGAATATCATGGATTTTGCCAATGATGATGATTTTGGTTCAAGCTGGTCATCCAATCACACCGTAAAATCGCCATGGTATGAACTGAATTTCGAAAAGGCTGTTCCCTGTAATATGGTGGTGCTTACAGCGGGCAATAACAGAAAAGCGACCTACAGTCTACAGTATTATGCAAATGGTAAATGGAATGCTTTAGCTGCAAAAAATGAGGGAGAGAAAAAGGTAAATAT